The genome window TCCCCAGGGGCGGCCTCTTTTATTTCCATATTCCCGCTGCCACTCTATCACATTGTGGTAGGTGTGTGAAATCAATGTTTCGGGATAGGAGCGCATGAAGAGCAATGGCATTAAATATTCAAACATAGTGCCACCCCAGGAAAGTAAAATTTCCTGCTGATTCAGACTCGTCAGCCGGCGGCTCAACCTGAACCAATGCTTCACCGGAATATCTGCTTTTGCTATTGCAATGTACGATGCAATTCGTGCTTCACTTGCCAGCAGATCATAAGTCGCTTTATCTGGCTGGGCTTTCTCCACATTATACCCTACATAAAACAATCCTCTTTTTTTCTGATAGAGAAATGAGAAATCCATATTATGAACGAATCTCTCACTACTTGAAATGATCTCTCCGGCCTGTTTTTGCCATCGTTTTACAAGAGTTTTCTTTTTCGGTTCATTTCCAAGATGCTTGATCTTTTTACTGAGCTCAGAAGGCGAGAATTGATTTAAATTCGGCAGATCTACCTTCAAAAGTCCCCTGTACTCTTCGATAATTTTCTCCATTTGCCGGAGAGGGCTCTCCATCCAGAATATCAGGTCATTCAAAACTTTGTCGCCCAAACGATTTCGTAACGACATCAAATCGATAGAGCACATTTCTTTGGCATACTTCTTACATTCCTTTACCAGTTCATAGGATTCAGCAAGGGATAAATCTTCACCATTAGCAAGCATCTTCAGGATCTCTGACGTGTGCTCATTTACGTTCTCATGACAATCCTCAGGCAGAATTCCCTTTTCCCAATATTCATTTAGAATTTCCCGCACCGTACGGATTGTGATCTGTAATCCCTCGAGATATTTTTTATTAAAGCCGGGAGTTGTCATTGACTCTTTAATCGCTTCCTTCACGACTATTAAACACGCGGCAAGATTCCCTGAATCTACGGTAGATATATATTTTGGACTTAGTATCTCTCCAAGTTTTGTATCGTACCAATTGTAAAAGTTCCCCCGGTGCAGCTCAAGTTTTTTCATGGAGTGAAGAGTATTCCTGATTCTCTCTAAAAACTCGGTATATGTGATAAATCCCATATTATAAGCCACTACCACAGATCCTAATGCCAGTCCTATATTCGTGGGAGAGGTGCGGGCAGCAGCCGGAAGCGGCGGATCTTCCTGGTAATTATCGGGAGGCAGCCATGAATGTTCTTCATTTACAAAACGCTCAAAATAGAACCATGTCTGCCGTGCATACTGTTCTAAAATCTCCTGGTCTGGTTTGTCCAGGCTCTCTGTTTTTAATTTGATGGGTTCGCTCATTTTTTTCAAAATAATGGGCGATCCTGACCATAGCACAAAAAATGGTAACGCTACCCACAAGTGCGTCATTTGCGTATAGATCGGTATTATTAGAATCCCCAGCCCCAGCAGAACAGGAACAATCATCATTCGCATATAACTTAACAAGGAAAACCTGCTCATCTGCTCAGTCTGAAGAGCTGATGTCCATTCTAACAACGATTTTTTTGAAATGTATAGCCTGTACAGAGTTCGGGCTATGGCATCAAGGTTAAGAATGGCCTGGTGAGGCAGTATGATGAGCGTACTGATTGCCTGAAGAGAGTTAATTTTTAGATTTGCTTTCACTTTAACAATGTAGAGCTTCCACTGAACGCGGGCAGGACGGTTCACAATATCAGCAGAGAGGCTCACATATATAGGAAATGCCAGGATTCCGAATGCAGCAAGTGTCCAGACCCATGCAGAACCCGGTAACCAGAACCAACCGGCTAAAAAGAACAATGTTAGAAAGAATGGATTGAGCGACCGGCGTAGATTGTCAAAAATTTTCCACTTCGATAATTGATTGATGGGATTCTCTTTCTGCCCATTTTTACCCGGAACTTTAGAAAACAACCAGGCTGCAATTTGCCAGTCTCCCCGGATCCACCTGTGATTTCTTTTACTGAAACTAATATATGTTGACGGGTAGTCGTCAAACAATTCAATATCTGTAGCCAGCCCCGCCCGCAGGTAGGTACTCTCTATCAAATCATGCGATAAAATCCTGTTCTCCGGGAAGCGCCGGTCAAGAACTTTGTGAAATGCCTCTGCATCGTAGATTCCTTTTCCTGTAAAAACTGCTTCGCCTGCAAGATCCTGGTAAATATCGGAAACAGCAGTTGAGTAGGGGTCCAATCCAACATGACCTGAAAAAATTCTTGAAAACCAGGTGTTTCTTGATGATTCGGGAGGGATGGATATGCGCGGCTGAATAATACCATAACCCTTTGTAATGCATTCCTTTTCTGAATTGTAAATAGCTTTGTTTAAGGGATGCGATATGGTTCTTATGAGATCCCTGGCACTGTCTGGTGGTAGTTTTGTATCAGCATCCAGTGTTATTACATACCGTACAGGTTTGACTTTTACAGACTTAAAAAAATTACCCTCAATCCAGTGATAACTGGTTTTTTCATCTGCATTTTGCAGGAGCCTGTTAAACTCTTCGAGTTTTCCGCGTTTACGCTCCCAGCCCATCCAACAGTTTTCTGTCCCGTTCCAAAGGCGTTCCCTGTGAAGAAGAAAATATTTATCACCAAATTTAGAGTGAGCGCTATTGTTTAACTTTCGTATTTCGCTTTTTGCCGCTTCGATGATGTCAAGATCTTCACGTCTTTCTTTTTTGGATGCATCCCTGAAATCAGACAGCAGCGCAAACTGTATAGACGCATCTGGATTTGCCAGTGATTTTATTTCCAGCTCTTCTACTTGCCGAACCACATCTTCAACCGAACTAAAGAGGGTTGGAACCACAACCATCGTGCGTGATTCATCCGGAATAAACTCTTTAAATCCCATTTTAGGAAGTATTCTTGGAGGCAACAGAAATGCAAAAAAACGATTCACAGAAGAGACCGAAAGATCCAGGGCAGGAAAAAAGGTAATTACTACAAGAATGGTTATGGTTATAGATGAGGCACTAAATGCACCGATCGTGAGCCAAAGAATCAGCATTAATACCAGGGTATGAAGAGCAATTGCCAGTGTGTACATCCCCGTGTGCGACTCTAAAAAATGTACTATCCTTTCCATCATTGGCATTCTGTAACCAACCTCATCAACCAGTTCGAAGTATCCATCACCCATTAAATAATACCCTATATGGTTTTTTAGCTCTCCGTTTTCTCTCTTTGAACTCTTTTGCTCTTTTTGCGATGATTTTTTTTCAGCGAGTATAAGTACCTGTTCGGCCGTTTCTGTCTCAGACAGTTCGCAACGCCGGCTTAGTCTTTCAACTGTTTGACGATAGGTATCGCGGGTTTTAAAATCCATTTTTTTATAGATGCCGGCCGGATCGAGGCTTAATATCTGCTCTAAAATGGAGCACTCTTCCACAAATTCCGACCAGTCCATCTCCGAGGAAAGGCGCAGAGATATCACGGCATTCTGTATGCTCACCTGGATTCGCGATTGTTTCTGAGCTTCTATTCTCATTGCATCTTCCAGGCTCATATCTAACTGCCTGAACCTGTAACTGAACCATCTCTTTTGATCCTCGAGCAGTAAACCGGCCTGTTCTAACTGCTGGTATAACTCAATAAGCTGAATATTTATACCCTCTTTAGGCTGGTCTTTGAGCCAATTTGACAACAGATTACTTGTTACTCCCGGCTCTTTATTTTCAACCTGTTCCAGTTTTTTGATAATACTCTGAACACTTTTACGAATCTTTTTTCGATAAATGATTCTTGAAGCTTTTTCGGCAAGCCTTTGGATCAATATCAGGCGAATCATAATCGGAATTGCCCAAATTTCCCCAATCATCAACGTGTTAACCTCTTGATAGTTCTTCAGGTAAACAGCCAGAACATCGGGATCCAGCAGATTGTCGGTCAACGTTAAATAATCGAGTATCAGCTCATACACACGGGGCAATCCCTTGAATTCTCCATCAGTTATTGAGGGGATACTCACTTGATATTCCCGGGGGAAATCTACTTTTACCTGGACAATCTGCTCCTGGATGATGTAGAAATTGTCAATCAACCATTCGGCCGCCGGGGAAAGATCCTGTTCTTTTTTGGCCAATCTTGAAAGTAGCCGGTAAGCGTCAGTCAATGTTTTCCTGGAATCATCAAGAATAGACTTTACGCGTACTACATCAGTCCCGTAAATTGCTGAAATCTGACTCTCCGCCAGGTTTACAGCACTTTTTTTTAATTTTTTATGGCTATAAGAAACGGTTTGATTGTCTGCCATCTAATTCCCTTCTCCATGAATATTTTGGGATATCTTCAATATCGGGAAAACTCTTCATTCTGTTTAAAAGAATTCTATGACAATTTTTGAGGGGGAAAATATTACATCATATCACGAAATGAATCATGCCTGCGGTGTAACAGCCAAACGATTATTACACCGAAAAGAAATGTAGAGGATGCCGTTTCAATCAAGTGGCTCATACGAACACTCGCATCAGGAATAAGAGGATTGGCCAGCAGGTGTCCCACATTTTGGGGTACGCTTAAAAACAGCCCGACAAGGAGTGCCGTCCACCAAACATTAACTCCGGATCCCCGAATGATTGGAATCGCGCAAAGTGTCCACAACAACGCCCTCAATGCCTGGAAGGGAAATAGTCCAAGAAGTTACCCCGAAATTTTAAGTTTAAGCATGTTAAAATAATAAATAACAGTAGTTTAATATATTTAACAAGTGGAAATGGCGATTTTGGGAAAATAACCGACCTTGAATAGTTGGCGGGAAAAAGGACAACGAGAGAACCGTGAGAAGAATCCTTTCATACCGGCGATGAGCAAAATTTAAGGACTGAAAACCTGATGGACCATTGAAAGGATTCCACGGTGAACTCGTGTCCGCCGCCAAGTATTCACAGTCTTTTCGTTCTTTTGTATCAAGACAAAAGGACATACAACATGCAATAAGTTTACACTTTCAAAAATGGGGTAAGTCCTCAAACAGTCCCGGATCACTTTGAAGGATATTTACCGTGTGTTCAAAGAATGGTGATATCTCTCCCGGTGAACCATAAAATGCACGCAATGACGGGTTCTGCCACGCAATAAAATAACCGGCCATCCAATAGAGGGTTATATAAACCAACATAATTACAGTTAATTTCCAAACCCACTTACAGTAATTGATGAAAGAAAATACCACGTTTCAATTTGGGTGAGAATGGTCATCGCACCATAATATGAAAAGGAGAGTACCGCGGAGAGTTTTAACCCTTTCCAGCGTGATGTCAGAATTAAAAAGAGAATCACGGCAACGTGGGTAGAAGTATAGATCAACAAACCAATTCTATCTGAAACCTGACCAGCGTGATGTCAGATAGAGAATCATGGCACGTGGAAAAGCAGTCATGAACCGATAGAGCCGAGCATAAAAAACACAATAAACAGAACAAGCAGAAGTGCAAGTTTTAAAGCCCATGCCAAAATTGACCTTATTGTTTTCATATGTATCCCTGATCCTTTTGCTGAAACGAGATAGTTGTTAGAAGGTATCTTAAACCTCTTTTATGAATATAACGTGAGTTCGATATAAGAAAACTGATGAAGAATTGAACCAATTCTCCCCTAAAAAGGGGAGACTAAGAGGGGTGTCCATAGGATTTTTCATCATTTCTGATGAACATCCCCCTGAATCCCTCTTTGTTTAAGTGGGACTTTCAATTCTAAACCTTATCTCGAATTGACATTAATGTAAATCAATTTTTAAAAAAAGACGCTCATAACATCTGTAACTTTTAAAGTTTATTAATTCTAATAAACTATTGTTTTTACTACTCCTTTATCAAATTCACAACTTTTTTTTCTTTATGAGTAAAATGATTTTGGATAAATAGGTATAAATATCATAATTTATTTTTTAAACGAACTAACTTTAAACAGATGATTACAGATTTTGGTTATGTCCTTCTCTTCATTGTAACAGGTGCCCTGTTTGTCGGAATAGCTCTGTTTGCATCAAAACTTATACGACCTGACCGGCCGAACGACACCAAACTAATGACTTATGAATGTGGTGAGATACCATTCGGAGATGCCAGGATCCAGTTTAACAACAGGTTTTACATCATAGGATTGATGTTTCTGATTTTCGAAGTTGAAATTCTACTTCTATTCCCCTGGGCGGTTGTATTTAAAGATATTGGATGGTTCGCCTTTCTGGTAATGTTTGTTTTCGTATTCCTGATTTTCATCGGATTTATTTATGAACTCGGGAAAGGCCATTTAAAATGGGATATACCGGCCCCCCTTATTCCTCGATATGAAGAAAACTTTGGGGTTATTGAAGATGAGGATAAAGAGAAGGGAGTCGTTCAATCAGCTAAAAAATTATAGATAGAGAAAATTATAAAGTAAGTACCTGAATTATGGGAATGCTCGATAAAAAATACCACGACAGCAACATCATCATCGTATCGCTTGAAAAGGCGTTGAACTGGGCAAGGAAAAACTCCCTCTGGTACGAACAGTTTGGGCTTGCCTGCTGCGCAATAGAGATGATGGCCACGGCGGCATCCCGTTACGATTTTGACCGATTTGGTATCATACCCCGCTCTTCACCGCGGCAAGCCGATGTTATGATTGTGGCCGGAACGGTAACCATGAAAATGGCATCGCGAATTAAACGGCTCTACGAACAGATGTCGGAACCCAGATATGTAATTAGTATGGGATCTTGCTCCAACTGTGGCGGGCCATATTGGGAACATGGATACCATGTTTTAAAGGGTGTAGACAAAGTGATTCCTGTAGATGTGTATGTGCCCGGATGTCCACCCCGGCCTGAAGCACTGCTTGAAGGTTTTTTGACACTTCAACAAAAAATCACGGATGAAACCATCATTGAAAACAAAAAGGAAACCGGCACCTGAATTGACAGATTGAAATTAATATGAAACGACCTGAAGAGATTTTTAACTATCTGGAAGAAAACTTTAGTGATGCCGGGCTTGAATATCAAACTGGTGATGTTGGAGAACCCTGGATTTTGGCTGAGGCCTCCTCTCTGAAAATGATCATGAAAATGTTACGGGATGATCCGGAGCTATCCTTTGATGTGTTAATGTGCTTAAGCGGCGCTCACTATCAAAAAGAAGAGGAGTTGGGCGTAACCTATCATTTAAACTCTACAAATATTGGCCATAAACTGGCTGTTAAAGTCCGTGTGCCGATCGATCATCCGCATGTGCCATCAGTTGAATCGATCTGGAAAACGGCGAACTGGCACGAACGGGAAGCGTTTGATATGGTTGGAGTAATTTTCGATGAACATCCCAATCACAAAAGAATTCTCTGTCCTGACGATTGGGAGGGCCATCCGCTCCGAAAAGATTACGTTCAACAGGAATTTTACCAAGAGATGCCAACCGGCGAATAAGGAGATCTTATGGAAGTGATGATGAACGAAGTTGATAAAAGTAGCGAAAAAAGAGAGATGGTCATCAACATGGGGCCACAACATCCGTCTACTCACGGGGTACTTCGGCTGGAGCTTGTTTTAGATGGCGAAGTGGTTAAAGAAGCTCGTCCCAATATTGGGTACCTGCACCGTTGTTTTGAAAAATACGCAGAGAAGTTGGGCGACTATACCAGCGTAGTTCCTTACACCGATCGTATGGATTACGTATCAGCTATGAACCAGGAATTTGGATATGTAATAGCCATAGAGCGAATGCTTGAATTAGAAATTCCCGAACGCGTGGAGTATATCCGGGTAATCATGGCGGAATTACAGCGAATTGCAAGCCATCTTCTTGGAATCGGGGCATTCGGACTCGACCTCGGCGCCTTTACTCCGTTCCTCTATCTTTTTACCGAGCGAGAGAAAATCTTGAATATTTTTGAAAAAACCAGTGGTGCCCGGCTGCTCTATAATTATATGACAGTGGGCGGCTTGATAAAAGATGTTCATAAAGATTTCAAAAAAGATACGGCTGAATTTGTTAAAACCTTCAGGCCAAAAATTAAAGAGCTGAATGACCTGCTCTCATATAATAAGATTTTTATAAACCGGACAGCTAATATTGGAGTATTGCCTGAAAAGGTAGCGCTCAATTATGCCGCATCAGGACCTGTATTGAGGGGGTCTGGCAAGAAGTGGGATCTTCGAAAAGATGATCCCTATTCCATCTACGACCGGTTTGATTTTGACATTCCCACAGGCAGTGGAGAGATGGGAAGCCTCGGCGATTGCTGGGACCGCTATATGGTTCGTGTTCGCGAAATGGAGCAAAGCCTCCGAATCATTGAACAGGCACTTGATGGTTTGCCAGAAGAGGGAGATGTAACCGAAGCCGTGCCTAAACGAGTTCGGCTCAAGGAAGGTGAACTTTATATGCGAACAGAAACGCCCAGAGGCGAGCTTGGCTACTACATCATAAGCGACAAGTCGGGCGGCCCGTTTCGTGTAAAAGCACGCGCACCAAGCTTTGTCCATCTGAGTGTGCTTCCCGCCATTTCGAAAGGAGCCCTCATTGCAGATTTGGTTGCGATTGTAGGAAGCATTGATATAGTACTTGGAGAGGTGGACCGCTGAAAAAAATTCAGAGATAACAACAGAGAGAATGGTTTGTATGGATTAAATGAAACCATCTCTTTTGAAACAGATGAATAAGAGTTTAACAACTAAAATGATAATTAATGATTGAGTCATACGGAAATATCAATCCTGTTCTGGCCACACTGATTCATGCTTTTATCCCGCTCACAATCATACTTGTATATGCACTTGTTGCAATTTGGGGTGAACGGAAAATTGCGGGATTTATCCAGGACCGTCTCGGTCCCCATCGCGTGGGAGGATGGCACGGATGGGCACAATCCATTGCCGATTTACTGAAATTAATTCAGAAAGAGGACATTGTACCGAAAGACGCCAGCAGATTTTTGTTCAAATTTGCACCTTTTATGATGTTTGCGGCATCCTATGCGGCCTTTGCGGTTTTGCCCTTTAGTAGTTGGTATATCGGGAGTATGATCAATATTGGGGTGTTTTACCTGATAGCAATTACATCCGTATTAACATTAAGTGTAATTATGGCTGGTTGGGCTTCAAATAATAAATGGTCGTTACTGGGAGGAATGCGAAGTGCTGCCCAGATGGTCAGTTATGAAGTACCCACCATCGCCACTGTTTTAACGGTTATTGTCGTATCAGGTTCTTTAAACCTGATGACGGTTACAGAACTTCAATCCGGCAATGATATTCTTGGATTTTTACCTAACTGGTTCATCTTACAGAATCCATTTCTGATTATCGCTTTTGGCATCTTTTTCATCTCAATACTGGTAGAATCGCACCGGGTACCTTTCGACCTGCCTGAATCTGAATCTGAATTAGTTGCGGGGTATCAAACCGAATACTCAGGAATGCGATGGGCAATGTTTATGCTTGCCGAATACGCCGATATGCTGTTGCTCTCGCTGCTGGGAGCCACACTTTTCTTTGGAGGCTGGAATAGCCCGTTCGGCAGTTTTATGTCCGGGCCGGCCTGGGGATTCTTCTGGTTCATGCTGAAAGGCCTCTTGTTGGTATTTGTAATGATGTGGATTCGCTGGACTCTGCCGAGATACAGGGTCGATCAACTTATGCATATTTGCTGGGGTATTCTTATTCCGGCAACGTTTATCAATCTGATGCTGGTGGCTCTGTGGGAAGTAATTTTTTAAAATTTAGAAGTTTAAAGTTATGGCAACTGTAATTAAAGAAGGATGGAATACATTTAAATCCATATTCACCGGAATGGGAGTGACGTTTCGCCATCTTTTTCAACCGGCGGTAACCGAATTATACCCTGAAGAAAAAGTAGATCTACCGGAAGGTGCCCGCGCAAAACTCTATGTAAATATTGATGACTGCATAGGATGCAATCTCTGTGCACGGGCCTGTCCTGTAAACTGCATTGATATTGAAACGGTAATGGCTACGCCGGATGTGGACCTGGGAAAAACATCCACCGGTAACCCGAAACGATTTTGGCTCACCCGGTTCAATATCGATATGGCAAAATGTATGTATTGCGATTTGTGCACGTATCCATGCCCAACCGATTGTATATACATGGTTCCTGAATATGAGTATTCGGATTACGATCGCTCCAACCTGGTCTATCACTTCAGCGATTTAGGGCCAGAAATGGTAGCCGAAGTGAAAGAAAAAGCGGAAAAAGAAGCTGAACGGAAAAAACAGGAACGCGAACAAAAAATGAAAGAGAAAAAGGCCAAAGCCAAGTCCAAGAAGAAACCATCGGAAAACAAAAAAGACGAGGAGGAGTCCTGACAGATGGAATTTACAGCAATCCTTTTTTACCTGTTTTCACTGGTTACAATTGGGGCCGCATCCTTTATGGTGTTTTCTAAAAATATTGTTCATTCGGCCTTTGCATTGATGTTTACCCTGATTGGAGTAGCTGCCTTATACGTACTTCTCTACGCTGATTTTCTGGCAGCTACCCAATTACTCGTTTATGTGGGAGGTATCCTGATTCTGATTCTTTTTGGTGTAATGCTCACATCACAGGAATCCGCCAAATTAAATTTCAAAACAGTAACAGTAAATATTGTACCTGCTTCAATTTTATCGGTTGCTGCACTTCTGTTATTAATATTTGCTTTTACAACCACAGAATGGGCACCTGAAAACATAGCTGCACCCGGAGAAACCGTAAGCGTTTTAGGAACTATGCTGATGAGTGATTATCTGTTACCGTTTATTATCGCAGGTGTGTTACTGCTCATCGCCATTATCGGTGCCATCCTGATGGCTACCCGGATCACTACAAAAACAACTGAAAGCAACTGATATGGAAAATTCAATAATACAATGGCTTTCAACTCCCGGCCTCACACACTTTTTGATCGTTAGTGCCATACTGTTCTCTTTAGGAGTGATGGCCATACTATCAAAACGAAATGTAATTATGGTCTTGATGGGAGTAGAACTGATTCTGAATTCAGCCAATATCAATTTTATTGCGTTCAGCCGTTTTACAGATCTCTCGCTGGACGGACACATGATCGGGCTTTTCGTCATCATCGTAGCGGCGGCAGAAGCAGCTGTTGCACTGGCAATTGTACTGAATGCGTACAACCGCTTCAAAACAATAAACCTTGATGACATGAGCATATTGAAAGGATAATGCTGCAAGAAATGAAAAATTCATAATAGAAAATATCGCATGTTTACAATCTTACCCATAACGATTCTTCTGTTACCTCTGCTGGGATTTATACTACTGATTTTCTTTGGTAAGAGATTGCCGCGCCATGGAGATTGGCTTTCTACCGGTTTGATTTCGACATCCCTGTTGTTGTCACTTTTCCTGTTAGTTATAAAGGTAAGCTCCTATTCAGGAGAGATGATTTCCAACACCTTTACATGGGCACTGGTGGGATCAACAAATATTGAGATAGGAATCGCAATTGATAATCTCGCGGCGGTAATGCTTGTTGTCGTAACGCTTGTGAGTACATTAGTACACCTCTTTTCGATCGGCTATATGAAAGACGATCTCCGGTATTCACGATATTTTGCATACCTGGGATTGTTCTCTTTCTCGATGTTGGGAATTGTAATTACCAACAACCTTTTGTTGATGTACGCAGCATGGGAATTGGTTGGACTTAGTTCTTACCTGCTAATTGGTCACTGGTACGAGAAGAAATCTGCATCAAATGCAGCGAACAAAGCATTTATTGTAAACCGTATTGGAGATTTCGGGATGTTCATCGGGATTATGATCCTGTTCTTCACATTCTCAACCTTCACTTTCGAAACCATTTTTGATTCGATCAACGGGGGGCAGCTTCCGTTTGGAAGCCAGGGATGGCTAACTGCAGCAGGCGTCTTGATCTTCTGCGGGGCGGTTGGTAAATCAGCCCAGTTTCCGCTCCACGTTTGGCTGCCCGATGCGATGGAAGGTCCCACGCCTGTCAGTGCACTTATCCACGCCGCAACGATGGTTGCAGCAGGTGTGTACCTGGTGGCTCGCGTCTTCCCGATGCTTACGGCCGATGCTTTGCTTGTGATCGCCTACATAGGCGCCATTACCGCACTCATCGCCGCAACCATTGCAATTACCCAGTTCGATATCAAAAAAGTATTGGCTTACTCAACAATTAGTCAGCTCGGGTATATGATTATGGCCCTTGGCGTAGGTGCTTTTACGGCTGGGTTTATGCACCTCGTAACCCATGCTGCTTTCAAAGCCGGGCTTTTTCTGGGTGCAGGAAGTGTAATCTACGCCATGCATGCGAGCCTTCATAAAGCGGATGATCATCATACAGATGCGCAGGATATCCGCAACATGGGCGGGCTGAAATCAAAAATGCCGATTACTTACATCACCTTTTTGATGTTTACGTTAGCTATTTCGGGTATTCCTTTTACTTCAGGCTTTTTAAGTAAAGATGAAATTCTTGCAGGAACCCTGGCCTTCAGTACGCTGAACGGGCACTGGTTGCTACCGGTCATCGGTTTTGCAGTT of Balneolaceae bacterium contains these proteins:
- the nuoL gene encoding NADH-quinone oxidoreductase subunit L produces the protein MFTILPITILLLPLLGFILLIFFGKRLPRHGDWLSTGLISTSLLLSLFLLVIKVSSYSGEMISNTFTWALVGSTNIEIGIAIDNLAAVMLVVVTLVSTLVHLFSIGYMKDDLRYSRYFAYLGLFSFSMLGIVITNNLLLMYAAWELVGLSSYLLIGHWYEKKSASNAANKAFIVNRIGDFGMFIGIMILFFTFSTFTFETIFDSINGGQLPFGSQGWLTAAGVLIFCGAVGKSAQFPLHVWLPDAMEGPTPVSALIHAATMVAAGVYLVARVFPMLTADALLVIAYIGAITALIAATIAITQFDIKKVLAYSTISQLGYMIMALGVGAFTAGFMHLVTHAAFKAGLFLGAGSVIYAMHASLHKADDHHTDAQDIRNMGGLKSKMPITYITFLMFTLAISGIPFTSGFLSKDEILAGTLAFSTLNGHWLLPVIGFAVAAMTALYMFRLLILTFHGKPADESIFSEIKESPYVMTIPLIVLATLSLFVFYSFNPLGASSGWFYAAIERPLSVVPEMMQPATQHLFHEAVENVHGLAMTISILMAGAGVLLAFAMYQWKKVSADKLAKRAGVLYKGAFNKWYFDEMYDKVFVGGTLLLTRILRWFDENIIDGIVNGSAWVTLHISTISGWIDNNIVDGLVNATANTADRAGGLLSKIQTGKVQVYLVYVVFSFLVLFILFL
- a CDS encoding NADH-quinone oxidoreductase subunit J — translated: MEFTAILFYLFSLVTIGAASFMVFSKNIVHSAFALMFTLIGVAALYVLLYADFLAATQLLVYVGGILILILFGVMLTSQESAKLNFKTVTVNIVPASILSVAALLLLIFAFTTTEWAPENIAAPGETVSVLGTMLMSDYLLPFIIAGVLLLIAIIGAILMATRITTKTTESN
- the nuoH gene encoding NADH-quinone oxidoreductase subunit NuoH, whose translation is MIESYGNINPVLATLIHAFIPLTIILVYALVAIWGERKIAGFIQDRLGPHRVGGWHGWAQSIADLLKLIQKEDIVPKDASRFLFKFAPFMMFAASYAAFAVLPFSSWYIGSMINIGVFYLIAITSVLTLSVIMAGWASNNKWSLLGGMRSAAQMVSYEVPTIATVLTVIVVSGSLNLMTVTELQSGNDILGFLPNWFILQNPFLIIAFGIFFISILVESHRVPFDLPESESELVAGYQTEYSGMRWAMFMLAEYADMLLLSLLGATLFFGGWNSPFGSFMSGPAWGFFWFMLKGLLLVFVMMWIRWTLPRYRVDQLMHICWGILIPATFINLMLVALWEVIF
- a CDS encoding NADH-quinone oxidoreductase subunit I, whose protein sequence is MATVIKEGWNTFKSIFTGMGVTFRHLFQPAVTELYPEEKVDLPEGARAKLYVNIDDCIGCNLCARACPVNCIDIETVMATPDVDLGKTSTGNPKRFWLTRFNIDMAKCMYCDLCTYPCPTDCIYMVPEYEYSDYDRSNLVYHFSDLGPEMVAEVKEKAEKEAERKKQEREQKMKEKKAKAKSKKKPSENKKDEEES
- the nuoK gene encoding NADH-quinone oxidoreductase subunit NuoK — protein: MENSIIQWLSTPGLTHFLIVSAILFSLGVMAILSKRNVIMVLMGVELILNSANINFIAFSRFTDLSLDGHMIGLFVIIVAAAEAAVALAIVLNAYNRFKTINLDDMSILKG